A DNA window from Pseudomonas tohonis contains the following coding sequences:
- a CDS encoding TonB-dependent receptor, translating to MHSNPAAPRGLRTSHGGRRSPLAIGILLAALGSAAGAAERTPDSTADGQKAAPTLKTVTVTATRREASLQDVPVAVSVVQGEQLERDNRNNVGAIVQQVPTLNYRTGASNKDTSLFIRGVGTISTSPGVEPTVATVVDGVVFGRPGQSTLDLLDLERIEVLRGPQGTLFGKNASAGVLNIVSQDPPEQGHGYVDYSHFGGGNENRLRFGIGGRLSDTLKGSLSTLLGRYDGNVENLANGHDVNGYDRKGVRGKLVFEPDDALKVTLIADRMEGEDTLPSGVITSTSSAAFASALRPVVPSDHNRDIRSDYKTYVEDTNSGLSGQVDWKLGDFTLTSITAWRGWDNTQYQDGDRSAQLPLTASHDKGEVDYDQYSQEFRLASPKGGFNEYVVGAYYFHGRSEETYRRLSVNGGTPNSGRADYSVTNDSVALFGENTFNLTDDFRALFGLRWTHDDLEYDHRRTSTSATAVTGIQPSTASSGSVDEDGWSGRTGLQYDFSDDLMGYATYSRGYKGPAYNVFFNMQPRDTGALKPETSDSYELGLKATALDKRLSANLAVFHTDYDDYQANFFDTVANQVVTRLINAGSVKTQGVELDTSFQATRQLKLSAALAYTKARVDHFNCPPGAAATCDIDGGRLPFTPDWKAYVRADYSIPLDNGLDVELSTDYSWQDEVQFSLDQNPNTVQDTYGIWNASIALADYNAGWRVALLGKNLADTSYAQSLASGGSYIYRAVPRDDERYFGVQLRKDFDF from the coding sequence CCTTCGCACCTCCCACGGCGGGCGCCGCAGCCCGCTGGCCATCGGCATCCTCCTGGCAGCGCTGGGGAGCGCCGCCGGGGCCGCCGAGCGCACCCCCGACAGCACCGCCGACGGCCAGAAGGCCGCGCCCACGCTGAAGACGGTGACCGTCACCGCCACCCGCCGCGAAGCCAGCCTGCAGGACGTGCCGGTGGCCGTCTCCGTGGTGCAGGGCGAGCAGCTGGAGCGCGACAACCGCAACAACGTCGGCGCCATCGTCCAGCAGGTGCCGACCCTCAACTACCGCACCGGTGCCTCCAACAAGGACACCTCGCTGTTCATCCGCGGCGTCGGCACCATCTCCACCTCGCCGGGGGTCGAGCCCACGGTGGCCACGGTGGTGGACGGCGTGGTGTTCGGCCGCCCCGGGCAATCCACCCTGGACCTGCTGGACCTGGAGCGCATCGAAGTGCTGCGCGGCCCCCAGGGCACCCTGTTCGGCAAGAACGCCTCGGCCGGCGTGCTCAACATCGTCAGCCAGGACCCGCCCGAGCAGGGCCACGGCTACGTGGACTACTCGCACTTCGGCGGCGGCAACGAGAACCGCCTGCGGTTCGGCATCGGCGGGCGCCTGAGCGACACCCTGAAAGGCTCCCTGAGCACCCTGCTGGGGCGCTATGACGGCAACGTCGAGAACCTCGCCAACGGCCATGACGTCAACGGCTACGACCGCAAGGGCGTGCGCGGCAAGCTGGTGTTCGAGCCGGACGACGCGCTCAAGGTGACCCTGATCGCCGACCGCATGGAGGGCGAGGACACCCTGCCCAGCGGCGTGATCACCTCCACCAGCAGCGCGGCCTTCGCCAGCGCCCTGCGCCCGGTGGTGCCGAGCGACCACAACCGCGACATCCGCAGCGACTACAAGACCTACGTCGAGGACACCAACAGCGGCCTGTCCGGGCAGGTGGACTGGAAGCTGGGCGACTTCACCCTCACCTCCATCACCGCCTGGCGCGGCTGGGACAACACCCAGTACCAGGACGGCGACCGCTCGGCGCAGCTGCCGCTGACCGCCTCCCACGACAAGGGCGAGGTGGACTACGACCAGTACTCCCAGGAGTTCCGCCTGGCCTCGCCCAAGGGCGGCTTCAACGAATACGTGGTCGGCGCCTACTACTTCCATGGCCGCTCCGAGGAGACCTACCGGCGCCTGTCGGTCAACGGCGGCACCCCCAACAGCGGCCGCGCCGACTACAGCGTGACCAACGACAGCGTCGCGCTGTTCGGCGAGAACACCTTCAACCTCACCGACGACTTCCGCGCGCTGTTCGGCCTGCGCTGGACCCACGACGACCTGGAATACGACCACCGCCGCACGTCCACCTCCGCCACAGCCGTCACCGGCATCCAGCCCTCCACCGCAAGCTCAGGCTCAGTGGACGAGGACGGCTGGTCCGGCCGCACCGGCCTGCAGTACGACTTCAGCGACGACCTGATGGGCTACGCCACCTACTCGCGCGGCTACAAGGGCCCGGCCTACAACGTGTTCTTCAACATGCAGCCGCGCGACACCGGGGCGCTCAAGCCGGAGACCTCCGACTCCTACGAGCTGGGCCTCAAGGCCACCGCCCTGGACAAGCGCCTGAGCGCCAACCTGGCGGTGTTCCACACCGACTACGACGACTACCAGGCGAACTTCTTCGACACGGTGGCCAACCAGGTGGTGACCCGCCTGATCAACGCCGGCAGCGTGAAGACCCAGGGCGTGGAGCTGGACACCAGCTTCCAGGCCACCCGCCAGCTCAAGCTGTCCGCCGCCCTGGCCTACACCAAGGCGCGGGTGGACCACTTCAACTGCCCGCCCGGCGCCGCCGCCACCTGCGACATCGACGGCGGCCGCTTGCCCTTCACCCCGGACTGGAAGGCCTACGTGCGCGCCGACTACAGCATCCCGCTGGACAACGGCCTGGATGTGGAACTGTCCACCGACTACAGCTGGCAGGACGAGGTGCAGTTCAGCCTCGACCAGAACCCGAACACCGTGCAGGACACCTACGGCATCTGGAACGCCAGCATCGCCCTGGCCGACTACAA